The nucleotide sequence ATTGGGAAAACCAGACAGATCAATGTTGGGGGGAATGCGGTCGTTGGGCTTGCCGATGTGGATAACCGCCAGGCCAGTGGGAATGGGGACAGGAATTTTGGTTTGGATGTGGTAAAGCTGCGCCTTGATCTGAGCCAAGGGGGTGGAAGGCACACTAAACACTGAGGGCGGGGGTGGGATCGGGGGGCGGGGCAAGGTAGAAACAGGGGTCAGGGATTCTGGTGCACCTAACTCAGGAATATCAGTTAACTCGGGAATATCGGTAAAGGGAGGTGTGAGGGGAACTGATAAATCCGGTAAGGGGGGCATATCTGGTGGGGGGGGAGCCATGATCTGACGCAGATTAAAGCCACACTGGCCACAAAAGCTGGCATCGGCCTGGACAGGAGCTTGGCAATTAGGACAAGTATTCATTTGGGGTAGCGCCGAAAAGCAATTCTCGCATTGCACTGCATGGTCAGGGTTTGGGTGTTGGCAAGTAGGACAAATAATCATAGGAACATCGTAGCCCCAAACAAGTTTGGCCAATTAGCCCACTTCTAAACTATCCCGAAAGGTGACT is from Pseudocalidococcus azoricus BACA0444 and encodes:
- a CDS encoding FHA domain-containing protein, yielding MIICPTCQHPNPDHAVQCENCFSALPQMNTCPNCQAPVQADASFCGQCGFNLRQIMAPPPPDMPPLPDLSVPLTPPFTDIPELTDIPELGAPESLTPVSTLPRPPIPPPPSVFSVPSTPLAQIKAQLYHIQTKIPVPIPTGLAVIHIGKPNDRIPPNIDLSGFPNSEIVSRIHADLCLDGETILLEDVGSANGTYVNNQPLPPGNRYSLKNGDRIAFGKGDLVTFIFQIMI